TTCCGATAACGTTGCTTGATTATTACTTTGAATGCTACTTGTTGGGGTACTTTCCACCGGTGTAATTGTAACCGATGTAGGGGCAGTATTAACGGGTGTGTCATTCCGTGTCGTTTGCGCCTTGAAGACGTATGTCCCCGCCTGAGCTGCTTTAACCGTTAGATTCACTGTTTTGGGGTGCTTAGCTAACCAATCGATCACAATTTGGTGATTAACTTGATCGTAGGTTACCCCCGCATGGGGTTGTGTAGTGGGGGTGTAGCTAAGTTTGTCTGTCAGCGGTACGACCACTTTCGTATCCGCTTGATTCTGATCAGTGATGGTTAGTTGAATCGTTTGATCTTGATTATTAACCTGACTCTTCAACGTTAAGTCGGCGACTTGCGTATCACCGGCCAAAAATTTAGGCACTACTAGATAAATACCAACACTCAGGAATACGCCTAAACAGGTTATTAAAGCTGTTAAAACTAATCGCTTTTTGCGTTTCATTATGCTCATCTTTCCTCCTATAATCTGACTTTCCCGATAATATCGTCATAATCCACGAATCCAAAGGTTCGACTGTCGGTTGATTTTTGGCGATTATCGCCTAAGACAAACAACTTTTTATCCGGCACAATGCTTTGTCCCGTGCTTGTTAAGAGGCTGAACTTTGGTGTTGGCCCTTGTTTGTCAAAACGCTCAATGGGTTTATCGTTAATGTATAAAACTCCACCGCTGGCATAAACCGTATCCCCCGGTAAGCCGATAATCCGTTTAATAAACGTTTTATCGGCCATACTAGGAACGTTTAAGGCAATTACATCACCGCGTTTTAAGCGTGTCGGGTTCTTCATCACGACTACCATTTCGTTATTGCGAAAGGTGGGCTTCATTGATTGCCCATCGACGCTCGCAATTTCGAAAAATTGCGCGAGTGATAATACTAACGAAATGACAACTGCGAGACTTACGCCGCCTAAAATCAATTGCTTCTTCAGTAGAACTTGTCGTGATTTTACCGTTTCGTGATAGGTGCGATTTTTTTTTTAATTTTAGCCAATAACGTCCCGGCTGAATCAGTCGCTACCGGCACTTTAGAACTAGCTGCTGTACGATCCACTCGTTGCGGTTTGTGTCGCGCGGTTCTAATGGGCACCACTTTCGGCGCCATCGGGACCGTTTCAACTTCCGTTGTTTCAGTAGCCTCTTTATTCTCATAGAGCTTAGCCAGTAAATCTTCAATCTTAGCTTGAAGTTCGGCCTCTGGATCTGTTAATTCTGATGCTGAATTTTCTGTCATTTCATCTGCTTTTTTTTTCAAATTACTAACCTTCTTTGGAACGACAATTTCTTGTTGTGGTTTTTGGCGCATCACCGCTTGTTCAAAATCAAATAATTCGAAGAAAAGCGTCGCCATTTGTTGCTTGATACTTTCGTATAATTCATTTTGGCCATAACCCATTTCTGCGATGGCTGCCGTTAAAACTTGTTCGGCGTCGACTGAATCGCTATAGGACCAAGAAACCGGCACAAATTCTAAACGATACCGATCATCGGCGTGCTCGACAACCCGCGTCCAAATAAATTGGGGAAAGGCACTCTTCAACAAGCGAACAATCCGCCGAACCGGCACCCGGGCATGACCGGTAATATCAACTTCAAAGTAATAACGCATCTCTAAATATTGAACGTAGATCTTCGGACTTGGTAGTGTACTGGCATATTTCGTAATGATTTTTTTGTAAGTTTTAATGATTTGTTCCGGATCACTTTCGAACACCAACTGATCATTTTGTTCACTGGGGATCGCGCCGCGATATAGTTTAATCATTCTTCTTCACCCCATCTATTGGTGCGTTTGTTCATTTGGGCCTTGCGCAATCTCATCAATACGCGTCATCCAAGTTGATAAATCATTTTCGATTTGGGTTTTAACCTTCATTAAGTTGGCTTGGAAAACGTCTGCTTCAGCCTTAACCGTTTCAAGCGCTGCTTTTTTCGTTAATTCATAGTCACGTGCTTCTTTCTCGGCCTTTTTAACCATTTGATTGGCGGCGACTTTGGCCGCCACCATAATCTCAGAGATATCTTGACTATCAAGTTCCGAAATATGACTTTGACTTTGTGTTTTTAAGTGGCGGACTTCATGGGCTAATTGTTCCGCCTTATGGCGATATTGATTAGTTTCTTCGACTTTTTGGCGTAATTGATTATTTTCAGTCATCAAAACTTGATTCTTATCTTTTTCAGCTTGTAGGTCCGCGATAATGCGTTTGACTTCAGCATCTAGCGCTTCAATTTCTTCAATATTAATAGCTTCCATTTTTGATTCTCCTTATAAATTTCTAAGACTAGCCAAGTTGAATGGTATTAATTAGTGCGCGACTATCATCCAACTTATGAACCATCGCATCTTCTTCAGTCGCATTGATCAACTTTCCCAAAGCTTGGTTAACAGCTGCTAATTTATCCCGCCCGGCTGGTGTTAAACGGATAAAAACTAAGCGATAGTCAGCTTGTGTGCCAGTCGCTCTAAACCGTTCAACTAAGCGTTTATTCTCTAATTCTCGAGAAAGACGTGAAATCGCTGGCGTACTGATATTAAAAATCCCTGAAAGCTTAGTAGGGCTTGCTAGTTCCACGCTATCGATATAGGTCAGCAAGAAGAACTGCGTATCGGTATTTTCGAAACGGTCTAACTCCGACTTGTAAAATTGATCAATCTCTTTCTTTAATTCAAATAACTTACTAAAAAACTGCACTTTACCACCTCCAAAATACCTAACTGATTCATTCATAACTTGTGAGTTATGGTTATCAAGCAAAAAGTTTATAGTCGATAAATCTTCCACCTCAAAAGTATTTATAAGCTGAATGGCGTATCCGCTTAATTCCTTATAGCAATAGTATTTAAAAAAATTCCAAAATCAACTTGCGCAAAATTAAACAATGATATAAACTATGTTTATTGAGAAATTCACAACTCACGAGTTGCGGTTTAGCTTAATATCATTGACTTTTTAAATTTTATTTATCAATAAAAAAGTAACTTTTAATTAAATAATTATTATCATCGTGATTTTTTGCGCAAAAAAACGGCCTCATAACGTAGGTCGTTTTTTATTCGTACTTAATGAATTAAAAAATAGCAGTCCGCTAAAAGCGAACTGCTATTTTTGTGTTGCTCTTTGTAAAGCATCAATTTCGGTTGTTGTTAACGCCCGGTATTGTCCACGTTTTAAATCAGCCGGCAAGCTTAACGGCCCCATCTGAAGTCGCTCTAGTGTTAACACTTCTTTGCCAACCGCATGAAACATACGCTTAACTTGATGGAACTTACCTTCATGAATTTCAACTTCGATTAAGCTTTCTTGGCGCGCTGTATCAGTCCTTAAAATCGTCAATTG
This DNA window, taken from Latilactobacillus sakei, encodes the following:
- the lepB gene encoding signal peptidase I, with the protein product MKKQLILGGVSLAVVISLVLSLAQFFEIASVDGQSMKPTFRNNEMVVVMKNPTRLKRGDVIALNVPSMADKTFIKRIIGLPGDTVYASGGVLYINDKPIERFDKQGPTPKFSLLTSTGQSIVPDKKLFVLGDNRQKSTDSRTFGFVDYDDIIGKVRL